From Funiculus sociatus GB2-C1:
ATAATCGTTAAGCTATTATCGAGCGCATAAGCTAGCCAACACTCAACAAAAAGACGGCTATTCAAAACTGGATAATCATTTTTTGGTAGCTCTTTGAGGATACTTTTGACAACTTTGGGAAATGAGTTTAGAATCATTGCTAATCGGATATATTAAAATCTCTTACCCAAAAACTAACATATTCTTGGCTATTTTCATCCCTCATTTATTAACATTCAATATTTGTATGGTATGGTAATGAAAATGAATGAGGAACGATAGCTGATGACCCAACAAACACAAACCAATATGGTGAGGGATGGTATCAAAATTCGCATTGCCTGGAATTGTTACTAAATATACCTATTAATCTATTCTTAATTTTTAGTTCAAACATTCTTAACTAAATTTTACTGTGAGGGATTTTTTTAAGACATAGCCTCAGCTATCCTTCAATCATGGTTTGATAAGGTTTGAAATTGGTATTAGCAAACCCTCTGACAGAAGATGATTCAAAGCCTACAGATCAACTCCTGCTAGTTTACTAGGGAAAATCTCATGACTCACTTTGGTATTATCTGTCCGGCAGAAACTGGCCATCTCAACACGATGCTCCCGTTAGGTCGCGAACTGCAACGGCGTGGTCATCGCGTTACTCTTTTCGGATTACTCGACGCTCAACCAAAAACAGTAGCAGCAGGATTGGATTTCTGGGCAATTGGAGAGGCAGAATTTCCAGCAGGAGCATTGCCCCAAGCCTTTGCCCAGCTAGGAAAACTTAGCGGGTTAGCTGCCCTGCGATATACTATCAATTTGCTGAAGCAGGGGGCGGATGTAATTCTCCGAGATGCCCCGCAAGCCATTAAAGAAACTAATGTAGAGGCACTACTAGTAGACCAATCTTCACCAGAGGGAGGGACTGTTGCAGACTTCCTAGAGATTCCCTTCATTACCGTATGCAGTGCTGTGGTGCTAAATCGAGAGGAAACTGTTCCCCCCTTTAACACCCCCTGGAGTTACAATCCTGTCTGGTGGGCACGTCTGCGAAATCGCATGGCTTACTCTTTACTCAGTCGGATCACAAAACCCATCCGAGAGTTGATAAATGACTATCGCAAAGAATGGAAGTTACCTCTGCATTCTCATCCCAATCAACTCTATTCCCAACTGGCTCAGTTAAGTCAACAGCCGGCGGAATTGGAATTTCCTCGCACTACTTTGCCCAAATGCTTCCATTTCACCGGGCCTTACCATAACTCAACGGGACGGAAGTCTGTGCTTTTCCCCTATGAGAAATTAACAGGGCAACCGTTGATTTACGCTTCGATGGGAACCTTACAAAATCGTCAGCAGGAGATTTTCCAGCGAATTGCTGAGGCGTGTGTAGGGTTGGATGCTCAGTTGGTGATTTCTCTGGGTGGTTCAGGTAGTCCGGAATCTCTACCAGAATTGCCCGGTTCACCTCTAATTGTAAGTTATGCACCTCAACTAGAACTGCTTCAAAAAGCGACGCTCACCATTACTCATGCAGGGATAAATACCACTCTGGAATCCCTCACCAATGGGGTGCCAATGGTAGCGATTCCGATTGCCAATGACCAACCTGGAATTGCCGCACGTATAGCTTGGACAGGAGCAGGAGAGGTTGTGCCCCGATCCGGATTGACTGTTCCCAAGCTTCGAGATGCCATACAACGGGTACTGACTGAAGAATCTTACAAAAACAATGCAACCAGATTACAAGATGCGATCGCTAGTGTAGGAGGAGTGCATTGAGCCGCCGACATTATAGAACAGGTCATATCTATGGGGAAGCCAGTCTTGGCTCAAACACAACAATAAGCGAGTTTTTTTGCATACGTGGCGAAACAAGCTCTCTCCGAAAACATTCAACAGGTTCCCACAGCATCACTATGGACTCCCTAAATAGGAAACTTAGTCTAATCGAGAATCTGTTTGAAATTCTCCACGATCTGAGAGCAATGATTGATGTCAATTTTGCCCGTATCGAAGGACTACTAACACCTGATATTCTCCGACAGGCTCTCAATTTAGTGCAAAAGGGTCATCCAATGCT
This genomic window contains:
- a CDS encoding glycosyltransferase, producing the protein MTHFGIICPAETGHLNTMLPLGRELQRRGHRVTLFGLLDAQPKTVAAGLDFWAIGEAEFPAGALPQAFAQLGKLSGLAALRYTINLLKQGADVILRDAPQAIKETNVEALLVDQSSPEGGTVADFLEIPFITVCSAVVLNREETVPPFNTPWSYNPVWWARLRNRMAYSLLSRITKPIRELINDYRKEWKLPLHSHPNQLYSQLAQLSQQPAELEFPRTTLPKCFHFTGPYHNSTGRKSVLFPYEKLTGQPLIYASMGTLQNRQQEIFQRIAEACVGLDAQLVISLGGSGSPESLPELPGSPLIVSYAPQLELLQKATLTITHAGINTTLESLTNGVPMVAIPIANDQPGIAARIAWTGAGEVVPRSGLTVPKLRDAIQRVLTEESYKNNATRLQDAIASVGGVH